ATATTCATTCAGGATGTAAGGCTTGCTAGTTATGGCAAATGTTAGGAAAACTTGGTTGTTGTAACAAAACAGCAACGTTTTATACTTTGACCACATCTTTTCACATACGTTTTATTTGGGTCTTTTTAATTTACTACGTTGATAGACTCCAGCCCTTGGAGGCTCGGTGCATTTACAAAGAAGAAATAACACAATTCAACAATTGATGGATGGTGACAAAAATAATGACATTGCCAGTAGTCATGTTAAGGTTTTCAACGTTCTATTGGGGAGTTTATGGATTTGCATGTGGCTGTGCATTATATGGTGCCTGCATAGGAAAGAGGATCTGATCAAGCCTATTGGTATTCTTGATCAATTCTTGAGCCAAAAAGACACACAACTGTTATGGGGTTAATTCCACATCTGCTTGCATTGCTTGGTAGTGTATTGTCATGGTATGAGACAACATAAATAATACAATTTcagtaaagtaaaaaataaatgatatTATCCTAAATTGAGAGATGAATAAAGAATGTGTTATCACATTAACATCATCAAAAATCTTTCAGAATGTACCTGTCTTCTGTATAGAATGACATGTATACAGATTATATTACAACTCTTTGTGTTTTGTCTTAATGACTGTTCTTTAGTAAATAGGAAACTCAACAGTGTGTTAGTCGGAGAAACATTAACTAGATAGTTGTTTTATGTTTGTGAAACCTTGAAATGAACACAATGAGAAGTGATTTTGTAACAACAGTTTTGAATGGGTAATTGTATCACATATATATCATTGTATGTTTTAATTAGTGCTCATATAAACTTTTTCATCACTGCCTTGTAAACCCATTCTTGTAAGTTGGAGCTACTGTACATGATTGTCTGGGGCTGCTGTACAGATTTGAACACTTGCCAAGATGTTGACATTTCTGGGTATGTCTCACctgtaacataataataataaagattATGATGATAATATTAatattgttatattatttttATAATAATACAAATCTGTCAATCAACCATATGTATTTCTTAAAAGCCCTTTTTTGCATCAGCAGTAGTCACAAAGCATTTTAGAGATACCCAGTCTAAAAATCTGAGACCCATCAATGCATATGTCAAAGCACAGTTTTACATTATAAAGTAAACCTTTtataaacaatggcaacactgccatggagatctgagccttgctgttggaaaatgACGTTAGTATCCGACTTTCGGTTGTCGCAGATGCACCTCTCCTGACTTTACTTCTTGACTTTGGTCTACAGTCAGTTGCTTTAGCCTTTACCACTCAAACGAGCCCTACTGTATGTTTGCCCCTGAAAAATTAAAGACTCAGATCATCAAAAGCATAACATGAGTGTTTAATTGGTGTCTGTCTGATATCAGAATTTGTCTAAGATGTTGCACTTTGTGCAAATGAAACTTATCCATCTAATGTTGCTATGCTGAATGAAACACACGGTTTAAAAAGGCATGTGTAAAATAATGGTGCCTAACTGCTCATTCAGCCTCTAATCTTCAAATGAACAAAGTGAATTTTGTACAAGCAATAATTTAAACCGATCAATGAAGTGCCAAGACAAAATGTGTTTCCTACtttagagcaggggtgtcaaactcattccatggagggctaggtttttgttttttcctttcatttAAGACCAAGACAACTACTGTAGGTGAGGGGAGTAATTAGTGGACTTAATTCAGCCATCAAGTACAAGGAAGGAGTGAAAATCCGCAAACACTCGGCACTCCGTGTAATGAGTTTGACGCGTGCTTTAGAGTAAGGGCTGTCAAACCTGTCAGGATCTCAATTAGAGAATCAACCAGACCTGAGTAAATTTCTGCattccaaatcaacccctagcTCCTACACCTACCACTTAGTCACTTATGGGCATTTGAAATGATCAGATAGGGTAAAGCAATATGTTAATTGCTTCACCTTGCCTTCTGATAGGCTGGATGCAATTGTGGCCATATTGCTTATCCCTATTAAATCCTTGTGTTTAGATCAAGGTGTAGGATTTAGGGGTCAATTTGGAAATAGAAATTGAATGTAGTTCAGTGGCTGACAGCTGTCCTTAATTAGCCAATGACATTAGAAGGGTCTGGGATTCCTTTAAAAGGAGCAACCAAACATCTGGCAAATATAGTAAAAGGGATATTCTGGTAGGACGTATGCCTACCATTATTTCTGAATACTGGTGAGGTTTTGAGGGCGAAATGGCTGTGATTGGAATCGTTTTCAGGTATGTTTTTAAGTATTGATTTAGTTTGTTTCCCTTGTCCTTCAGGTGTTACAGGTAGCTATGTTTATAACACATTCTTTTTCCTTAAGCGTTTCTTGGCTTTGTTGCCTGCTAATTGGAGGGATAATGTGTTCTACATCAGAAGGTGAGTTCATTTCAAATAACAGCTACGCAGTTCCATAACCTTCAAATGCTGGCATTTTACAGTTTATATTTTGTACCTAGGTGATTGGTCTCCTGCACTGGATTCTAATGCAGCATGGCTCTATGCAGGATCACTTCGGTCTCTAGGATATGGCAATTATAAATCTCAAATGCAAGCGCAACAGAAACATCTGGCCGCCATGTCCCAGCAACCTCAGCAAGTGTGGTATCCCGTTCAAATGCCTCTGCATCAGAAGCAATCAGCCGCAGAAGCTCAGCCGCAGTGGCAACCGACAACtgtgccccagcaagtgtggcatccagCTCACATGCTGAAGCAGAAGCAACCGACCgccgtgccccagcaagtgtggcatcaAGCTCACATGCTGACGCATAAGCAACCGACAACtgtgccccagcaagtgtggcatcaAGCTCACATGCTGACGCATAAGCAACCGACCgccgtgccccagcaagtgtggcatcaAGCTCACATGCTGACGCATAAGCAACCGACCgccgtgccccagcaagtgtggcatccagTTCAAATGCCCCTGCAGCAGAAGCAAATTCCCAccgtgccccagcaagtgtggcatcaCGCTCCAATGCTGCCACAACCACCGATGCCCCGTgccgtgccccagcaagtgtggcatccagctcaaatgccccagaagcaaccgaccgccgtgccccagcaagtgtggcatccagctcaaatgcccctgcagcaaaagcaaccgaccgccgtgccccagcaagtgtggcatcctgctcaaatgcccctgcagcagaagcaaccgaccgccgtgccccagcaagtgtggcatcctAATCAAATGCTGCAAAAGCAACCGACCGCCGTGCCCAAGCAAGTGTGGCATCCTGCTCAAATGCCCTGCAGCAGAAGCAACCGACCgccgtgccccagcaagtgtggcatcctgCTCTAATGCCCCTGCAGCAGAAGCAACCAACCgccgtgccccagcaagtgtggcatcctAATCAAATGCTGCAAAAGCAACCGACCgccgtgccccagcaagtgtggcatcctAATCAAATGCTGCAAAAGCAACCGACCgccgtgccccagcaagtgtggcatccagCTCAAATGCCCCAGCAAGACCTGCCatgccccagcaagtgtggcatccagctcaaatgcccctgcagcagaagcaaccgaccaccgtgccccagcaagtgtggcatcctTCTCAAATGCCCCTGCAGCAGAATCAAACCGCCGTGCCCCAGCAAAGGTGTGGCATCCAGCTCAAATGCCCCCCAGAAGCAACCGACCGCCatgccccagcaagtgtggcatccagCTCAAATGCCCCCCAGCAGAA
The DNA window shown above is from Oncorhynchus tshawytscha isolate Ot180627B unplaced genomic scaffold, Otsh_v2.0 Un_contig_4717_pilon_pilon, whole genome shotgun sequence and carries:
- the LOC121842391 gene encoding MAGE-like protein 2 isoform X7, which translates into the protein MAVIGIVFSVSWLCCLLIGGIMCSTSEGDWSPALDSNAAWLYAGSLRSLGYGNYKSQMQAQQKHLAAMSQQPQQVWYPVQMPLHQKQSAAEAQPQWQPTTVPQQVWHPAHMLKQKQPTAVPQQVWHQAHMLTHKQPTTVPQQVWHQAHMLTHKQPTAVPQQVWHPAQMPLQQKQPTTVPQQVWHPSQMPLQQKQPTAVPQQVWHPAQMPLQQNQPTLCPSKCGIQLKCPRSNRLPCPSKCGILLKCPCSRSNRPPCPSKCGIQLKCPRSNRLPCPSKCGIQLKCPRIEQPLNLSSRSNHPPRPSKRGIQLKCPCSRSNRPLNLNRRN
- the LOC121842391 gene encoding MAGE-like protein 2 isoform X6, with the translated sequence MAVIGIVFSVSWLCCLLIGGIMCSTSEGDWSPALDSNAAWLYAGSLRSLGYGNYKSQMQAQQKHLAAMSQQPQQVWYPVQMPLHQKQSAAEAQPQWQPTTVPQQVWHPAHMLKQKQPTAVPQQVWHQAHMLTHKQPTTVPQQVWHQAHMLTHKQPTAVPQQVWHQAHMLTHKQPTAVPQQVWHPVQMPLQQKQPTTVPQQVWHPSQMPLQQKQPTAVPQQVWHPAQMPLQQNQPTLCPSKCGIQLKCPRSNRLPCPSKCGILLKCPCSRSNRPPCPSKCGIQLKCPRSNRLPCPSKCGIQLKCPRIEQPLNLSSRSNHPPRPSKRGIQLKCPCSRSNRPLNLNRRN